AATTACAAACCCAGTATCCAAAATCTAAAATAAGGTTAGAATATCCACATTCCACTGAAAATAATCGTATCTATTTGGATTTGTGGGTGAACGAAGAACCTATCTACTATGCGATCGAGTTGAAATATATAAAGAAAAGACTTAACACGGTTTTTAACCATGAAAATTTCCAACTTACATCAAACGACGCTCCCGATCAAGCTCGTTATGACTTCTTGAAGGATATTGGCCGGTTGGAACAGGTAGCACATCACTTTGGTAATACTATAGGATTCGCTATCTTGTTGACAAACGAACCTGCAATGTGGAAATCCCCAACAAGAGAAGACGTTAACGATATTCAGTTTAGATTCCAAGAGGGACGAGTGGTACATGGAGAGTTGGATTGGGGACCGAAAACCGGTTTAGGTACAAAAAAGGGAAGAGAAATCTTGAATATACAAGATGAATATCACTTACAATGGAAAGATTATTCGAACTTGGAAACAAAAAATGGGGAATTTAGATACCTGGCAGTAAAAGTGCAGAATTCAAAAGGGGACATGGAACATGTTTAAAAGAATTGAGTTTGCCAGAACACCTTGTTACGGAACTTGTCCAGTTTTTGATGTAGAAATTAACCATGATGGATCTGTAAAGTGGAACGGTCACATGTATGTATATCGGCTAGGGGAAGAGGAGTTTAAAATTTCCAACAAGAAAATAGAAAAGATAGAAGCTCTTCTCAAAGAATTTGATTTTCGTTCCTTTACGTACCGAGATCCAGATTCTTATGCAACTGATCATCCATCGTGTATAACACGAGTTGAGTATACAGATGGATATGTCAAAGAAGTTGATCATTATTTAGGGGATTTTGAGACACCTCTTATTGATGAAAAGCACACACTACATCATCTTGAGGAGTTTGAAAAGAAACTGGAGCAACTACTAGGGTTACGTAAATACATAAACCCAACTCTTTACGTGTATCATCTGAAAGTTGACGAAGGAGAGTATGTAGTTTCTGCCCCAAATGAGAAAGAGGCATTCAAGTTAGTGGGCTATACAGGTAATAGAAGACAAGGTGACATAGAGAAAATAGGTAGGGATACCACAGGTGAAATTTCGCCTTACATTGTAATGGTTAAGAAGAAAGAAGAATAGATTCAAATTCTGCTAATAGGAGAAGAATAATATGGCAACTTATTTTGGAAGGGAACAATTGGAGAACTCCCTCAATCTTGCGAAAAGACAAGAGGATATAAAAGGGATTCAAGGGGAGATTATGGTGGGTAATCTTCTGGATCAATATCTACCTGATGACACGTATTTGATTGCCCAACCAGAGATTGGCAACTATCAGCCGGATTTTCTCGTCATCTCTCCACGTTATGGGTTTCGAATCATAGAGGTGAAAAATCTTTCTTTGAACGGGATCAGTAACATTCAATCTAATGGTAATTTTGTTACGAGATATGGAAGTCGAAACTACTTGAATCAGGTTAGGGCCCATGTGGATGATCTAAAAAGTTACCTGCTGTCCAATCATCCCTATTTAGGTGACCCTCATAAAATGATTGGGTATTGTGTTTTGTATGTAGGATTTTCGAAAAGTGATTTCGAAAGAAAGTTTGACGTTCAGATCGATTCCTGGGATGAAAGCCACACCAACGACTACTTTAAATATCACCTCTTCCTAGACCAACTCAATGGACATATCGATGCGGTTTTAGGGAATGCTTCAAAATTTCCAACCAATAAAAATACACCCCTGACCACGACTCGAATGAAAGAAATTGCCAACAATGTGAAGATTGGCGAAACACAAATAAGAGAGGAAATAGCATCGGAATCCGAATTACAGGAACCGGTGTCTGTTAGCCGCCAACAGGGGGAGACGACAAACTCAAATAAGAAAGGGATGTGGGCTTTTGTAAGCCTTTTCCTGGTTATATTGTCCGCAATTGCACTTTACTTCACTATGTCCCCAAAGGATTCCACCAGTTTAGACCGTTTGGACAACAAGGTTGGTGAACTCATAACAGTAGAAGCAGAAGTTACTGATTTTTATTACGATGAGGGAAGCAAGACAAAATTTCTAACCATTCGTGATGAAACAGGTGTTTCTGATGCGATCATTTTTAATGATGTGAAAGTCCCTTATATAACCGAGGGGGAAGTCTACACTTTTACTGGGGAAGTGCAAAGGTATGACGGAAATATTGAATTAAAAGTTGAATCAGTAGAGTGATTTGGCAACGAGGGAGTGGAATAGTAGACGATTTGCAAAATAGAAGTAGGAAATAATTGGAATGGTATTTTGGACAGATATGTAGACCACCAAATATTCATTGTGAAAATGCCTTTCTGTACGGTTTATCAGGCACCGACACATCAAAACAACTGATTTTTGGCAGGGGATGACAAGATGATTTTTTATTCAAATGTGCATGCCTTTTATAATGGTATCGCACAAGAAAACTATAATAACTTCAAGATATTATCCAAGCGGTTTAGTGAACTTACAAATGGAGGATTGGCATGGGATTTTGGGAACCATACACAAAAAGAGAATGAAACCTACCAAAATACACATCATGAAATGCAAAAGCAATGTATTATTTCAATAGTATTTTTAGTAATGGCGATTGAATCATTAATCAATGACTATGGTTTTGTTCACCTTGGAGAAAAACGTTTTAATGAATTAGATAGAAATAGCATAAAAGATAAGATAAAAGATTTTTACTTTGAAGTAACAGGAGGAAATTTTCCAACTGACAAAGTTTTGTTTCAACAAATCAATGATCTGGTCTCCATTCGAAATAATTTAGTACATAGCAAAACATTAAGTATAGATCTTAATTTAATGATGCAAGACACGAAGGAGGCTGATGAAGCATTTTTCAGCTATATCAATTCTATTTTTGGAAATAGCAAGGAAAAGAAATCCAAGCAAAAACACATGTATGAGGTGTTAGATAGTGCGCACGGAGCATACGAAGATTTGATGGTATTTTTAATCGACTAGAAAATTAATTTACTTTGCTAGTGTGAATATATGTCATTAGCCCTTGATGTTGGCTCGGTTCCCATTTACGCAAAATCTCTACTGTAAGCTGCTTGTATATTGTTCATAAATTGATGTAAAATATGATTAAGTTGTAAGTACAAAAAAGTAGCTCATTACCTTACTTTACCGGGCAAGGTGAGTTGCTTTTTTTTATGGCATAAAACCTCTCGTTGTCGTTTATAAGGAGAAAAAGACCTCACAGACTTATTTGGAATTCACTTGGATTCCGTTTTTTTAGAGGGGGAAAAGAATGAGTAAGTGTTCAGGATGTGGCGATACGTTGCAATTGATTTCTGGAAATGTGTCCGTTCAAAAGAAGGGGATTAGCGTTGAAGTCATTGGGTTGGAAGATGCTCAAGGTTGTCCTAAATGTCGAACAGTAAAAA
This genomic interval from Bacillaceae bacterium S4-13-56 contains the following:
- a CDS encoding DUF6438 domain-containing protein; translation: MFKRIEFARTPCYGTCPVFDVEINHDGSVKWNGHMYVYRLGEEEFKISNKKIEKIEALLKEFDFRSFTYRDPDSYATDHPSCITRVEYTDGYVKEVDHYLGDFETPLIDEKHTLHHLEEFEKKLEQLLGLRKYINPTLYVYHLKVDEGEYVVSAPNEKEAFKLVGYTGNRRQGDIEKIGRDTTGEISPYIVMVKKKEE
- a CDS encoding NERD domain-containing protein; this translates as MATYFGREQLENSLNLAKRQEDIKGIQGEIMVGNLLDQYLPDDTYLIAQPEIGNYQPDFLVISPRYGFRIIEVKNLSLNGISNIQSNGNFVTRYGSRNYLNQVRAHVDDLKSYLLSNHPYLGDPHKMIGYCVLYVGFSKSDFERKFDVQIDSWDESHTNDYFKYHLFLDQLNGHIDAVLGNASKFPTNKNTPLTTTRMKEIANNVKIGETQIREEIASESELQEPVSVSRQQGETTNSNKKGMWAFVSLFLVILSAIALYFTMSPKDSTSLDRLDNKVGELITVEAEVTDFYYDEGSKTKFLTIRDETGVSDAIIFNDVKVPYITEGEVYTFTGEVQRYDGNIELKVESVE
- a CDS encoding HEPN domain-containing protein, whose product is MIFYSNVHAFYNGIAQENYNNFKILSKRFSELTNGGLAWDFGNHTQKENETYQNTHHEMQKQCIISIVFLVMAIESLINDYGFVHLGEKRFNELDRNSIKDKIKDFYFEVTGGNFPTDKVLFQQINDLVSIRNNLVHSKTLSIDLNLMMQDTKEADEAFFSYINSIFGNSKEKKSKQKHMYEVLDSAHGAYEDLMVFLID